One window from the genome of Bdellovibrionota bacterium encodes:
- a CDS encoding immunoglobulin domain-containing protein, with translation MRPLSITRLAGLLITFFIFASPTRGQAQCCGEPPAICCDNKTWIRRDNTGPLALWELPTMAYDIVRNKMVLYTGYDARFTSDGSTWEWNGSSWANVTPVLGGLPIRGGGALATNPISGGGGVVLYGAYYYYDSNYVWIWDGVSWTTLNPAIMPPARYNNALAYDSDRDRVVLFGGNSIEPPNPPFGDTWEWDGTSWTGPLATSDPRYRYNHALAYDDFHYNVVLFGGTDDSYDFDETRFWDGLSWGDPRTPLHTLNSRAGHAMAYDAQCRNVIRFGGSRDDFLSHFPTETWAWNGTSWEIVATTGPGARWHPAMAYDSARASVVLFGGSDPVETNLTDTWEWAVPEPVITEQPLSQTVELGQSVTLSVTATSVNPELHYFWYKNGVYIPTGVNASLTINSATLSDAGDYYVKISDAPCGNTLASSTAHLTVTCAPITLSPLPDYYVTAPQSVSITVRTNGTGPLTYQWRYQKNPPWGSFLNLGNFNNYVGALTPTLSIYSTSTFDSGVYDVVITDACNNSAISPPATLTVVSDYTDPIVGTDPGPVNSRPRRKNPNR, from the coding sequence GCTCAGTGCTGCGGCGAGCCACCCGCCATTTGCTGCGACAATAAGACCTGGATCCGCAGAGACAATACGGGGCCACTGGCGTTGTGGGAACTCCCCACCATGGCCTATGACATCGTCCGAAATAAGATGGTTCTTTATACGGGTTATGATGCGCGGTTTACTTCGGACGGAAGCACATGGGAATGGAACGGTAGCTCGTGGGCAAATGTTACACCCGTACTTGGCGGATTGCCCATCCGTGGCGGGGGGGCGCTAGCCACCAACCCGATCAGCGGAGGGGGTGGGGTGGTTCTTTACGGCGCCTATTATTATTATGACTCGAATTACGTGTGGATATGGGACGGCGTATCGTGGACGACTTTGAATCCCGCAATCATGCCTCCTGCACGTTACAATAATGCCTTGGCTTATGACAGCGACCGCGACCGGGTTGTTCTCTTCGGCGGCAATAGCATCGAACCTCCAAATCCTCCATTTGGGGACACCTGGGAATGGGACGGTACCTCGTGGACGGGCCCCCTTGCCACGTCTGACCCGCGTTATCGCTACAATCATGCGCTGGCCTACGACGACTTTCATTACAATGTCGTTCTCTTCGGGGGTACGGATGATTCGTACGATTTCGACGAGACGCGGTTCTGGGATGGTCTGTCTTGGGGAGACCCTCGAACACCTCTTCATACTCTTAACTCGCGCGCTGGCCACGCGATGGCCTACGATGCCCAATGTCGAAACGTAATCCGCTTTGGAGGTTCGAGAGATGACTTTCTTAGCCATTTCCCAACGGAGACGTGGGCGTGGAACGGTACTTCGTGGGAAATCGTCGCCACAACCGGACCCGGCGCCCGGTGGCACCCCGCGATGGCTTATGACAGTGCACGCGCAAGCGTTGTCCTCTTCGGCGGCAGCGACCCTGTTGAGACAAACCTTACCGATACCTGGGAATGGGCCGTCCCTGAGCCCGTCATCACCGAACAGCCGCTCAGCCAGACAGTCGAGCTAGGCCAATCGGTCACCCTTTCCGTCACAGCTACCAGCGTCAATCCTGAGCTCCACTATTTCTGGTACAAGAATGGCGTATATATTCCCACCGGCGTCAACGCCAGCCTCACGATTAACTCCGCGACGCTCTCCGATGCGGGAGATTACTACGTCAAAATTTCAGACGCCCCCTGCGGCAATACGTTGGCCAGTTCAACGGCGCACCTGACGGTCACCTGCGCTCCGATCACACTTTCGCCTCTCCCGGACTATTACGTTACTGCACCTCAAAGCGTATCTATTACCGTAAGGACCAACGGAACCGGGCCTCTCACGTACCAGTGGCGATATCAAAAGAATCCCCCTTGGGGTTCCTTTCTGAATTTGGGCAACTTCAATAATTATGTCGGCGCCCTCACGCCCACCCTGTCCATTTACAGCACGTCCACATTCGATTCGGGTGTCTACGACGTTGTCATTACGGACGCCTGTAATAATTCGGCCATCAGCCCGCCCGCGACTCTCACAGTTGTCTCAGATTATACCGACCCGATTGTAGGAACCGACCCCGGCCCAGTAAACAGCAGACCTCGTCGTAAGAATCCGAACAGATGA